The Neobacillus sp. PS3-34 genome has a window encoding:
- the splB gene encoding spore photoproduct lyase, with protein MEPFKPQLVYIEPQALEYPLGRELKEKFEKMGMEIKETTSHNQVRGIPGDNELQQYRNAKSTLVVGIRRTLKFDTSKPSAEYAIPLATGCMGHCHYCYLQTTLGSKPYIRTYVNLEEIFEQAQKYMDERKPEITRFEAACTSDIVGLDHLTHSLKKTIEFIGSTEYGRLRFVTKYHHVDHLLDAKHNGKTRFRFSVNSRYVIKNFEPGTSSFDERLEAARKVANAGYPLGFIVAPIYMHEGWQEGYEELFQRLQKELEGIELPDLTFELIQHRFTKPAKNVIAKRYPKTKLEMNEEKRKYKWGRYGIGKYVYPDEQAKDLETTIRGYISSYFPQAETQYFT; from the coding sequence ATGGAACCCTTTAAACCGCAGCTTGTATATATAGAACCACAGGCATTGGAATACCCGTTGGGTAGAGAGCTAAAAGAGAAATTTGAAAAAATGGGAATGGAGATCAAAGAAACGACCTCCCATAACCAGGTCCGCGGTATTCCAGGGGATAATGAATTGCAGCAATACCGAAACGCAAAATCAACCCTTGTCGTCGGTATACGAAGGACATTGAAATTTGATACTTCTAAACCTTCAGCTGAATATGCCATTCCTTTAGCAACAGGGTGTATGGGCCACTGCCACTATTGCTATCTTCAAACCACGCTAGGGAGCAAGCCGTACATCCGGACGTATGTCAATCTTGAAGAAATATTTGAACAGGCACAAAAATATATGGACGAGCGTAAACCAGAGATCACCCGCTTTGAAGCTGCATGTACATCCGATATTGTCGGTCTTGATCATCTGACCCACTCCTTAAAGAAAACGATTGAATTTATCGGCAGCACAGAGTATGGAAGGCTCCGATTTGTAACGAAATATCATCATGTAGACCATTTGCTTGATGCTAAGCATAACGGTAAAACACGATTCCGCTTCAGTGTAAATTCCCGTTATGTCATTAAAAACTTTGAACCGGGAACATCTTCCTTCGATGAACGTCTGGAAGCTGCCCGCAAAGTCGCCAATGCAGGTTATCCGTTGGGGTTTATTGTGGCACCGATTTATATGCATGAAGGCTGGCAAGAAGGATATGAAGAATTATTTCAGCGTCTGCAAAAAGAGCTCGAAGGCATTGAACTTCCTGACCTTACATTTGAATTGATTCAGCATCGATTTACCAAACCAGCCAAAAATGTAATCGCGAAACGTTATCCAAAAACAAAGCTTGAAATGAATGAAGAAAAACGGAAATACAAGTGGGGGCGATATGGAATTGGAAAATACGTTTACCCGGATGAACAGGCAAAAGATCTGGAAACCACGATAAGAGGATATATCTCATCTTATTTTCCGCAAGCTGAAACCCAATACTTCACGTGA
- a CDS encoding patatin-like phospholipase family protein has translation MEIDGVFSGGGIKGFALIGAYEEIEQRGFRFKRVAGTSAGSIVAALVAAGYTSREIYEILDELDTSKLLDERKTFLPFPFAKWLLVYWRLGLYKGNELEKWLKNKLEMKGLRTFSDLPQDSLRVIASDLTNGRLVVLPDDLEKYGIPPRAFSIAKAIRMSCSMPYFFEPVKLKSIDGTSIVVDGGVLSNFPIWLFDKENTKKARPVLGIKLTHSETDHQKHKIGNAIQMFGALFETMKDAHDSRYISRKHAKNIIFVPTEGVLSTEFELTEEKKQALFALGKKCAKQFFGTWGY, from the coding sequence ATGGAAATAGACGGTGTATTTTCCGGTGGGGGAATTAAGGGCTTTGCCTTGATAGGTGCATATGAAGAAATTGAACAAAGAGGCTTTCGTTTTAAAAGAGTAGCAGGAACCAGCGCGGGCTCAATCGTTGCCGCCTTGGTAGCCGCGGGTTACACTAGCCGGGAAATTTACGAGATTCTTGATGAACTCGACACATCCAAATTACTGGACGAGCGGAAAACTTTTCTTCCTTTTCCATTTGCAAAATGGCTTTTGGTTTACTGGCGTTTAGGTTTGTATAAGGGGAATGAATTAGAGAAGTGGCTTAAAAATAAGCTTGAAATGAAGGGACTAAGGACCTTTTCCGATTTGCCGCAGGATTCCCTTCGCGTAATCGCATCTGATTTGACAAATGGCCGGCTCGTTGTACTGCCTGACGATTTGGAGAAGTATGGTATACCGCCAAGGGCGTTTTCGATTGCAAAAGCCATCCGTATGAGCTGCAGTATGCCCTATTTTTTTGAACCGGTGAAATTAAAGTCTATCGATGGTACCAGCATTGTCGTAGATGGTGGTGTTCTCAGCAATTTTCCAATATGGCTGTTTGACAAAGAAAATACAAAAAAGGCACGACCAGTATTGGGTATTAAATTAACCCATAGCGAAACGGATCATCAAAAGCATAAAATTGGCAATGCCATTCAAATGTTTGGGGCGTTGTTTGAAACCATGAAAGATGCCCATGATTCAAGATACATTTCAAGAAAGCATGCGAAAAATATCATTTTTGTACCAACCGAAGGTGTTTTATCGACGGAATTCGAATTGACGGAGGAAAAAAAACAAGCACTTTTCGCACTGGGAAAGAAATGTGCGAAACAATTCTTCGGAACATGGGGATATTGA
- a CDS encoding SA1362 family protein, with protein MAFLKNRISLLIFGILFILAAIGIAGILVSNPAGFIQRIAVIALIGMVIYLLFRRFNNSSPERKEQRAFLKAAKKSKKRLHQKNGDLQSRSASQGNLPLAKKKIKKKSSSHLTVIDGKKGKKKNRASF; from the coding sequence GTGGCATTCTTGAAAAATCGGATTTCTTTACTCATTTTTGGTATTCTTTTCATTCTGGCTGCAATAGGCATTGCCGGAATATTAGTATCAAACCCGGCCGGTTTTATCCAAAGAATAGCTGTCATCGCGTTGATCGGTATGGTTATTTATTTACTTTTTCGGCGATTTAATAACTCAAGCCCTGAGAGAAAAGAGCAGCGGGCATTTCTTAAAGCCGCAAAAAAATCAAAGAAAAGACTCCATCAAAAAAACGGGGATCTCCAATCAAGGAGTGCCTCTCAAGGAAATCTTCCCTTAGCTAAAAAGAAGATAAAAAAGAAATCTTCTTCCCATTTGACCGTTATTGACGGAAAAAAAGGCAAAAAGAAAAATCGGGCATCCTTTTGA
- a CDS encoding DUF1385 domain-containing protein, which yields MSKNQKPVYGGQAVVEGVMFGGKHHYVTAVRRKDRSIEYFHLPRKTVPAFSFLKKIPFLRGIIAIIEASANGSKHLNFSTERFDLDPEEDHKLKEKEVSKTTMYLSVAAIGVISFLFGKFIFTLLPVFLAVLTRPIFSTDFEQVLVEGFFKLLLLLSYIYFVSLTPIVKRVFQYHGAEHKVINTFENGQELTVENVQANSRLHYRCGSSFILFTVIVGVFVYMFVPTTPLWLRIVDRIALIPVVLGISFEILQLTNKLRDVPVLKLLGLPGLWLQLLTTKEPNNDQVEVAILSFKELLRMEKETNDQMETEEIV from the coding sequence ATGTCCAAAAATCAAAAACCCGTTTATGGCGGCCAGGCAGTGGTCGAAGGCGTTATGTTTGGCGGGAAACATCATTATGTAACTGCGGTTAGACGGAAAGACCGCTCCATTGAGTATTTCCATCTGCCTCGAAAAACTGTACCTGCTTTTTCTTTTCTCAAAAAAATCCCTTTCCTTCGTGGAATTATTGCGATAATCGAAGCAAGCGCGAACGGGTCAAAGCATTTAAATTTTTCAACAGAACGGTTTGACCTTGATCCCGAAGAGGATCATAAGTTAAAAGAGAAGGAAGTCTCCAAGACTACGATGTATCTTAGCGTAGCAGCGATCGGCGTTATTTCCTTTTTATTTGGAAAATTCATCTTCACATTGCTTCCAGTATTTCTTGCTGTATTGACAAGGCCCATTTTTTCAACTGATTTTGAGCAGGTCTTAGTCGAGGGATTTTTCAAGCTGCTGCTGCTCTTATCTTATATTTATTTTGTTTCGCTTACACCGATTGTTAAACGAGTGTTCCAATACCATGGTGCCGAACATAAAGTAATTAATACCTTTGAAAATGGCCAGGAATTAACGGTTGAAAATGTCCAAGCAAACTCTCGTCTCCATTATCGCTGTGGAAGCAGTTTTATCCTTTTCACTGTCATTGTCGGTGTTTTCGTCTACATGTTTGTCCCTACTACACCGCTCTGGCTCAGAATCGTTGACCGTATAGCATTAATCCCTGTTGTGCTTGGGATATCTTTTGAGATTCTTCAATTAACGAACAAATTGAGAGATGTTCCAGTCTTGAAGTTATTAGGCCTTCCGGGCTTATGGCTGCAGCTTTTGACTACTAAAGAACCGAATAACGATCAGGTCGAAGTAGCAATCCTCTCGTTCAAAGAGCTACTAAGAATGGAGAAGGAAACGAACGATCAAATGGAGACAGAAGAAATTGTTTAA
- a CDS encoding YqhR family membrane protein yields the protein MLDELLGSESHNSDKPMSIIAYVIYTGLFAGIFWSSIGYLSYLFNFTVIRPNFILEPWALGNWKHEWLGTVISIFMIGVFSVIAAFIYYLVLKNLKSRWGGIFYGIALFLLVFLVLNPIFPGIKPFREIDRNTMITSACLFIVYGIFVGYSISYEYQSRQHIPKGQKDNSQ from the coding sequence ATGCTGGATGAGCTGCTGGGAAGTGAGAGTCATAATTCAGATAAACCAATGTCAATTATTGCCTACGTCATATATACGGGATTATTTGCTGGTATTTTCTGGAGCTCAATCGGTTATCTATCCTATCTGTTCAATTTCACAGTTATTCGCCCAAATTTCATATTAGAACCATGGGCACTAGGAAATTGGAAACATGAATGGCTCGGAACCGTTATTTCTATTTTCATGATAGGTGTATTCTCAGTTATAGCGGCCTTCATTTACTACCTGGTTTTGAAGAACTTAAAAAGCAGATGGGGAGGCATTTTTTATGGGATTGCCCTTTTTCTTCTCGTTTTCCTTGTATTAAATCCGATTTTTCCGGGAATTAAACCATTTCGCGAAATTGATCGCAATACAATGATTACATCTGCCTGTTTATTTATCGTATATGGAATTTTTGTTGGCTACTCGATTTCATATGAATATCAAAGCCGCCAGCACATACCAAAAGGACAAAAAGACAATAGCCAATAA
- the aroQ gene encoding type II 3-dehydroquinate dehydratase — MKKIMLLNGPNLNMLGKREPDVYGAATLQDLEEKMKNLGHTHGVEMICYQSNSEGILIDRIQEAGESGVEGIILNPGAYTHYSYAIRDAIAGIDVPVIEVHISNIHAREPFRHVSVIAPVTRGQIVGLGFKGYELALLALLE; from the coding sequence ATGAAAAAAATTATGCTTCTCAATGGTCCTAATTTAAACATGCTCGGTAAACGGGAACCGGATGTTTATGGGGCGGCAACACTACAGGATCTTGAAGAAAAGATGAAGAATCTGGGACATACACACGGAGTTGAAATGATTTGCTATCAATCGAATTCTGAGGGGATACTGATCGATAGAATTCAGGAAGCAGGGGAATCCGGGGTTGAAGGAATTATTTTAAATCCTGGTGCCTACACTCATTACAGCTATGCTATCCGTGATGCGATTGCAGGAATAGATGTCCCTGTTATCGAAGTACATATATCAAATATCCATGCCCGTGAGCCATTTCGCCATGTTTCAGTAATTGCACCTGTAACAAGGGGCCAGATTGTTGGATTAGGCTTTAAGGGGTATGAACTGGCATTGTTAGCTCTGCTGGAATAG
- the efp gene encoding elongation factor P, producing the protein MISVNDFRTGLTIEVDGSIWRVIDFQHVKPGKGAAFVRSKLRNLRTGAIQEKTFRAGEKVAKAQIDNRRMQYLYASGDQHIFMDNESYEQIELPATAIEYELKFLKENMEVSIMMYHGETLGVELPNTVELEVTETEPGIKGDTASGGTKPATVETGLTVQVPFFVNQGDRLIINTTDSTYVSRA; encoded by the coding sequence ATGATTTCTGTAAACGACTTTCGTACAGGACTGACAATTGAAGTGGATGGCAGCATTTGGCGCGTCATCGATTTCCAACACGTGAAACCTGGTAAAGGAGCAGCGTTTGTTCGTTCTAAACTTCGTAATCTTCGTACTGGTGCTATCCAGGAAAAAACTTTCCGTGCTGGTGAGAAAGTGGCAAAAGCACAAATTGACAACCGCAGAATGCAATACCTATACGCAAGCGGCGATCAGCATATTTTCATGGATAATGAATCCTATGAGCAAATTGAGCTTCCAGCAACAGCAATTGAGTATGAGCTCAAATTTCTTAAAGAGAATATGGAAGTTTCCATCATGATGTATCATGGAGAGACACTTGGTGTTGAACTTCCGAATACGGTAGAACTTGAAGTTACTGAAACTGAACCAGGAATCAAGGGGGATACAGCTTCAGGCGGAACAAAGCCTGCTACTGTTGAAACTGGCCTGACAGTTCAGGTTCCTTTCTTCGTAAACCAAGGTGACCGATTAATCATCAACACAACTGACAGCACATATGTATCACGTGCGTAA
- a CDS encoding PCYCGC motif-containing (lipo)protein, giving the protein MFFLHLLAVGLLSGCTSNKENMTLDKKHKPLPDYVLNSSDKVKETYIMASKYPEVLASVPCYCGCGVSDGHESNLDCYVNKMGSNNAVEEWDPMSISUDTCIDIAREAVQMKRDGKSLKEINRLIKEKYKDLGEPTPTPDPK; this is encoded by the coding sequence CTGTTTTTCTTACACCTTCTTGCAGTTGGCCTGTTATCTGGATGTACCTCCAATAAGGAAAATATGACGCTCGATAAAAAGCATAAGCCGTTACCTGATTATGTGCTTAATTCATCAGACAAAGTTAAAGAAACATATATTATGGCTTCTAAATATCCAGAAGTCCTTGCGTCGGTTCCCTGCTATTGCGGATGTGGTGTTTCAGATGGGCACGAGAGCAATCTTGACTGCTATGTAAATAAGATGGGGTCGAATAATGCAGTTGAAGAATGGGACCCTATGAGTATATCGTGAGACACTTGTATTGATATCGCCCGGGAGGCGGTACAAATGAAACGAGATGGAAAAAGTCTGAAGGAAATTAACCGTTTAATTAAAGAGAAGTACAAAGACTTAGGTGAGCCAACTCCAACGCCTGATCCAAAGTAA
- a CDS encoding c-type cytochrome, translating to MKKLLVGSYLLITLGIIVLFNNSSFKDNKDFKAIEAGEKIYNQHCASCHGKTGKGEGANVGTSINNEQLLSSLSDKDLYNNVKFGREGTLMPAYKERISEKDIKNLVAFMRDWQEKKIDFKTPGKIAGEPENGRRLYNLYCLSCHGEGGAGKLKMGTALANPQYLQYTTDKQIWIDTAYGREKTRMSPSLKGLDGVRQLKEEEISDVVSYIRSLQIK from the coding sequence ATGAAAAAACTATTAGTAGGCAGTTACCTACTCATTACTCTAGGGATTATTGTCTTATTCAACAATAGTAGTTTCAAAGACAACAAGGATTTTAAAGCGATAGAAGCCGGAGAAAAAATTTATAATCAGCATTGTGCTTCCTGCCATGGCAAGACAGGAAAAGGCGAAGGAGCAAATGTGGGTACCTCTATTAATAACGAGCAGCTCCTGAGTTCTCTCTCGGATAAGGACCTATACAATAACGTGAAATTTGGCAGAGAAGGGACCCTGATGCCGGCATATAAGGAAAGAATTTCTGAGAAGGATATTAAAAATCTTGTTGCTTTTATGCGAGACTGGCAGGAGAAAAAAATAGATTTTAAGACCCCTGGAAAGATTGCTGGCGAACCTGAAAATGGCAGAAGACTTTACAATCTATACTGTCTCAGCTGCCATGGTGAAGGTGGAGCAGGAAAATTGAAGATGGGGACTGCTCTTGCTAATCCTCAATATTTACAATATACAACGGATAAACAAATATGGATTGATACGGCTTATGGCCGGGAGAAAACCCGAATGTCTCCATCCCTCAAAGGACTTGATGGAGTCCGCCAGTTGAAAGAGGAAGAAATTTCAGATGTTGTTTCCTATATCCGATCCCTCCAAATTAAATAA